The DNA sequence CCGACCCTGGCTTTCGCTCGCCTTCGCCACTTCGTCGTAGCTGATGAACTTGGCCATACCCTTATCCGCGCTCACCTTGGTCAAGGCCGCGGTCAACGTCGTCTTGCCGTGGTCCACATGTCCGATCGTCCCGATATTCACGTGCGGCTTCCGCCGCTCATATTTCGCCTTCGCCATGCCTAAACTCCCTTTCTAAAAATCTCCCAAAGCACTATTCCCGTCGCGCTAACTGAATAATGAGCGCGCTGATCGAGCAAGCCCTACTTGGAGCCCACGACGCGGATCGAACGCGTGACCTCGTCCTTACCAAGGACGTGCTCTACCAACTGAGCTACGTGGGCCATCACTTCACGCCTTTTCCCGTCGCGCCCATCGTATTCGCTCCGGGTCGAGCAAGCTCGGTTTGGAGCGGGCGATGGGATTTGAACCCACGACAGCCAGCTTGGAAGGCTGGAACTCTACCACTGAGCTACGCCCGCCCGTCTTCTCCCCACACCCTCAAACCTCCGCCGCACACTTCACAACCGTCCTCAATCAAGCCCCAAACCCCTACGGCCCACAAGCCAGATGATGGTGGGCAGGCAAGGATTCGAACCTTGGAAGCCGATGGCAACAGATTTACAGTCTGCCCCCTTTGGCCACTTGGGTACCTGCCCAATACGCCCCACACGGCAAATCCACAGACATAATTGCCAGCTTCTTTTTCATCGCACGATGAAGAAAGAAGAGTAAGCTGGTCCACGCACATCTCCCCCTGTCCTTATAAATAAGGACAATTGCGGCGAGATGCGGACACAGCCTTGTTCAGGAAACGCTCGATTCTATTGATGAGGTATGGCGAAGTCAAGACCCAAAATCAGAATTGTCTTGTTTTTCTCAGAGTACCCACGCGCGACTCTGCCAAATGACCATCCATTCACGACTTTCGGCACCACCAGCCCCACCTCTCCCCTACATTCCTGAAGACACTTCATGGCATGACGGAGCGCGAGCGCTTGCCCTCACATTGCCCCTGTCGCTCGCCCCGCTCTTCCGATCCAGCCAATACACCACTCGCGCGAGTGAGGAGACCGGGGGAGGCCCCCATCACATCCCTCATCAGCACCACCGCTTCCTCTGATGACAAGCGCGAGGCAGCCGCCAAGTATCGCTTTTGGGTTACAACCCTCTCAGCAGGGTCTTCAGGCTCGTAATACCCACGAAGGGCCCCTTCACGATCGGCAGCCCTGAGACGACGCACCCATTCGTCCTGGCTACTCCCGGACTTTTGGATCGACTGCCCTGCGTCCTTCGTCAGCTCCAACTGATTCCACACCATCCACCCGACAAACACCGCCCAGGTTTCGTTGAGAGCTTCCCACGATTCACGTTCGGTCAAAAATCGCTCCTCCGTTTCGCCCCTCCTCTGCACCACCGGCGTGATCAGGACCGCTCCATAGCGACAGCCCTGCTGCATTTTTGCGAACCTAAGAACCGGGTCCGGCAACGCCTCAGCCGCCGCCGTGGCCAGATAATCGACATAGGCGTGAAACAGTTCGTGGTAAAGCGTCTCGATTTCGGTATGCGTAAGCCGTCCAAGCGGACGCAACGTGGCGCCGGCACCATTAAAGGACAACGCACGGTTGAGCACCATCCGATGCTCGCCGAGATGATACTCGGCGGCATAGGTGCGCAAATCGTCGAACTCAAACTGGATGAAGCTCGGCGGGATCGCCTTGAGGAACTTCGTCGGAAGACCCAGCGTCTGCGCCTCACTGAGCAGCTGACTCCACATCCGGTCCGTCAACGATGGACGCTCCTCCGACAACCCCGCATTCGGCAGGGAGAGGAGTCCGCCTAACAGGAGGCCTATCAGGGCCACTCTATGCAACATAGGCACCATCGATATTGATCCACTCGGGGATGGGAGGGCTATCGCTGGAAGTATCGGTCACATCTCATGGTCATCGCGGGCATACCAATCAGGCCGCCCACCTTCCTCCATGAGGGTCAGCTGATTCAGCAACGCAGGCGATACAGGATCCAGGAAACGAGAGGGGTTCGAGAGCACCATGCCGCTTCCCCGATCGAACACATTGATCGGATAGGTGAGGTACAGATACCGCTTGGCTCTCGTCACGGCAACATAGAACAGCCGCCGCTCCTCCTCCAGCTCCTCATCTTCACCGAACGCATAGACCGATGGAAACCGTCCATCCACAACCCACATGACGAATACACATTGCCACTCAAGCCCCTTAGCCGAATGGATGGTGGACAGCACGAGCCTCTCGTCATCGCGATCAGGGGCCTCGTTGCCGGCGGCGCTCCCATCCGGGGGCTCCAGCGCCAGATCGGACAAGAAAGCTTCGAGCTCTTGATACCGCTCCGCGATCGTCTGCAAATGGTCCAGATCCCGCGCACGCTTGGGATAGTCGTCGTACTGCTCCTTGAAAATCGGCAAGTAATACTCATAGATCTGGCTAACCAAATGCGCGGGCCGTAGCGCTTCGTCTCCCGCAAGGCTTTCGAGAGTCAGCGCCAAATCCTTCAGCCCCTTCCCCGTTCGCCCCGGCATCATAGAAAGGGCGCGATAGGGATTATCGGACTTCACCAACGCCGCCATGACATCCTGGGCCTTCTTCGGCCCGACCCCTTCGATGAGCATGAGTACGCGATGCCAGCTGACAAGATCTAGAGGGTTCGCCACCACTCGCAAATGGGCCAGCAGATCCTTGACATGTGCGGTCTCGATAAATTTGACCCCGCCACGCTTGATAAATGGCAGTCCGTGACGCGACAGCTCAATTTCCAGATCGAAGGAATGGAAGCTCGACCGAAACAGCACCGCCATTTCGCTGAGCGGGACCCCTTCCTCTCGCAGCTCCAAAATTTTCTGCGCGATGAAACGCGATTGAGCATTCTCCCCTGCCGCTTCCACCAATGTCGGCAATGGCCCGTCCAACTTCCGCGTAAAGAGCCGCTTGGTATATTTCTCGGTTGCCACATCGATCACGGCATTCGCGAGATTCAGGATCGGCTGGGTGCTGCGGTAGTTCTCTTCGAGCTTATAGATCGTGGTGCCGGGAAAGAGCGACGGAAACTCCATGATGTTTTTGAACGTCGCACCACGAAACGCGTAGATTGATTGCGAGTCGTCGCCGACAACCATAACGTTCCGATGAGTGGACGCAAGGTGCCTAATGACATCCGCCTGCAAGCGATTGGTGTCCTGATACTCATCCACCAGAATGTATCGATACAGCGATGAAATCGTCCGCCTGACCACTTCATCTTCCATCAAAAGCCGCCGCAGCAGCACCAGTAAATCGTCATAATCGACCAGCTGGCGCTGGCGCTTCGACGCCTGATAGCCCTGCCGTAACTGACCCAGCGCCTCCAGATGGTCCGCGAAATGATTGAACTCTTCGACGACAATCTCGTCGAGCGGGCGCAGGGTATTCTCGGATTTACTGAACATCTCCGCGATCGTACCCTTGCGGGGAAACCGCTTGTCTTTTTCGTTCAAGCCGAGTTGCACACGAACCAGGGCGATCAAGTCTTCGGCATCACCACGATCAAGAATCGTAAAGCCCGGCTCCAGTCCGATGGATCGACCATAACGCCGGAGTAACATATTGGCTACGGAATGGAACGTGCCGCCACGCACTCGCTCGCTGCGCACGCCGATCAGCTCGCCCGCCCGCTCGAGCATCTCCTGCGACGATTTTCGCGTAAAGGTGAGCAACAGAATGTGAGACGGATCGACCCCCGAGTCGATCAAATAGGCCACGCGATAGACCAGCGTTCGCGTCTTGCCGCTGCCGGCGCCGGCAATGACCAAGGCCGGCCCTTCGCCTGCAGTCACCGCCGCAAGCTGCTGGGCATTCAACGCCGAGGCATAGTTAAGCGAGAGCACGGAGGCCGGCCCTTGGTCCGGCGACCGCTTCAACACATACGGGGTACTGTCTCGGTTCATGTGGCAGCTCGTGAGGTGGTCGCGCTCTATAGCATACTGGGGTGGCCCTTTCAAATCGACCCATCGGTCCCGGCCCATGCCTGACCGATCAAAAGACTCACCAGAGAGACGGCCCTTGGAGACCAAGCCATAACCTGTATATAATGGCCCCTCTTTTTATGTGAGGTCATTGTGGGAACGTCCAAAAATCCTTATAGCGAACAACTCCGCGGAATCGCCGAACTCATACTCGCCGTCGCAGGCGAATCCGTGACCGTCATGAAACGGAACGCCCCGGAGCGAGCCTTGAAATTGAAACGACACGATGAATGGGGCATCTACCTTGAATTCCTCAAAGTCATGTTCAACCTCACGGACCGGCTCTCCATTCTCTACTTGCCGATCAAAGACCAGCCCCTGTTTATGGACAGTCTCGAAGACGCGGTGACACTGCAATTGAAAAGTGTGCTTGAACCGGCATTCGGTACTGGCGCCGACCAAACGGAAATCATGCTCACCGTCGGTGCGGCGGTGGCAGAAAGCCGGCAAATCTATGAACGATACCGGTTCCTGGTCACCGAGGACACCCCCGAGAAAAACGAGATGCTGAAAGACTTTGGCGGACGAGTCGCCGATGCGATGGGCATCGCAGGGAACGAGCACGTATCCTCGGCGGCGACCCTCTGCGCGAGCGCCGTCATTCCAGCCATCAAAGCAGTCTTAGCCGGAGACGCGCCACCAGCCGCCGCCGTCAATACCGCCAGTCCAGCGACCGCGACCGCATCCACCCTGCCACCGCCCCCTGCGACACCTGAACCTCAGGGACCAACAGGAACCGAAATCAAATTAGTCAGCGTGATGTCAACCGTCGAGGGAGAAGAAGTCGAAACTCGCTGGGGACTGCACCCGCGATTCCGCCAAGATCTTCCTCCGGAGGACATGCAACAAGTCACCAGGCTGATGAATCGAGTAGCAAAAATCCTTGGCGAACGTTACGCCTCCGTGGCATTCTCCGACGAATGGACGTCCTGGCATAAAGCCGGTCACGCCTAATCGCTCTCGCCAGTTGAACGCGGCCGTTCCCACACGACGACGCCGGCTCCCCACCAAAAACTTGGAGGTGCAGTGGATACTTCGCAAACAGCAACCAGTGTATCGAATGGCATTCCATCCAGCCTCTCACGTCTCATGGAATTGGCACATAACCTCTGGTGGAGTTGGACCCCGGAGACTCGTCGACTGTTTGAACACATCGATCCAACCCTCTGGGTACTGACCCACCACAACCCCGTAGAGTTACTGGCAAAGGTCCGGCCAGACCGACTCATGCACCTCACCCAAGATCCCTCGTATATGCGGTTGTACTCTGCCGCTCTTAAGATATTTGACGAGTATCTTCAGAATAAACAAAGTTGGTTTAAAACACAGCACGGCGATTTGAAAGCCCCCACCATTGCCTACTTTTCTGCAGAGTTTGGTCTACATAGATCCATCCCCATTTACAGTGGTGGCCTAGGCATTCTTGCCGGGGACCATTGTAAGGAAGCCAGCGACCTGGGCGTGCCCCTGGTGGGAATCGGATTCATGTATCCACAAGGATATTTTCGACAACGGATCACGCCGGAAGGATGGCAAGAAGCGGCTTATGCTCCATTTAAACAAGCAGAGTCCCCGATTCATCCTGCCCTCACTCCATCAGGAGAGCCCTGCAGGATTACGGTCGAGATCGGTAGCCGAGTCGTCACTGCAGCAGTCTGGAAAGTGCTTGCCGGGCGGGTCCCCCTCTACCTTATTGATACAGACGTCCCCGAGAACAGCCCTGAGAATCGGGCTCTTTCAGCTCGACTGTATGGCGGCGATCAAGAGATGCGCCTCTGCCAAGAATATCTGTTAGGTATCGGCGGTGTCCGCATGCTTCGTGCCTTGGGCATCGCACCGACGGTCTGGCATGCCAATGAGGGCCACTCTGCCTTCCTCACACTCGAACGCATTCGTGAGTTGATCCAGAAAGGATCGACCCACGCAGACGCCTGCGAAGTGGTCCGCCAGAGCACGGTCTTTACGACCCATACCCCGGTGCCAGCCGGCCACGACGTGTTCCCCCATCACCTCATGGACCGGTACTTTACCGGCTATTGGGAACAACTGGGTCTCTCGCGGGAAGACTTCCTTCGATTGGGAGACACACCCGAGTCGCAAGGACAAGGATTCAACATGACGGCACTCGCGATCCGGATGGCCGCGCATGTGAACGGGGTCAGCCGTGAGCACGGACGGGTCTCGCGTGAGATGTGGCACCATATGTGGCCGGGACTGGCAATCGAACAGGTCCCGATCCGTAGCGTGACGAATGGCATCCACGCCCCGACCTGGATCGCACCGGAACTCAACCAGCTCTATGGCAAATATCTGGGCCCGGAATGGGCGGACAAATGCGACGACACGGCGATGTGGCAACGGGTCCTGGATATCCCCGACCAGGAACTCTGGGCCGTGCGCCAAACCAGAAAGCGTAAACTGATGGGCTTCATCCGGGAACGTGCCAGAAGCGGCTGGATGCAGGGCCACCTCCAAGCCTCGCAAGTATTAACACGAGGCACGTTGCTCGACCCCGAAGCGCTCACCATCGGCTTCGCCAGGCGTTTTGCCACCTACAAGCGGGCAACCTTATTGTTCCGCGATCTCGAACGGCTGAAACAGTTACTCCATAACCAATGGCGTCCCGTCCAATTGATCTTTGCCGGCAAGGCCCATCCAGCCGATGAACCTGGTCGCTATTTCATCCATGAAGTATTGAGTTTTTGCGACGACCATAAATTGGGCGGACACGTGGCGTTCATCGAAAACTATGATATGCACATGGCAAAATTTCTCGTCCAAGGGGTCGACATTTGGCTCAACACCCCACGCTTTCCCTTGGAAGCGAGCGGAACGAGTGGGCAAAAGGCCGCACTCAACGGCGTCATCAATCTCAGCGTCCTTGATGGCTGGTGGAAAGAAGGCTACAACGGAGCCAATGGATGGGGCATTGAACCATTACTCGAAAACCAGGATATTCAGGCCCAAGACGAGCACGATGCCCAACAGCTCTATCGCATGCTGGAGCAAGAAGCCATCCCCCTCTACTATCAACGAGACCTTGACGGGATACCCCGCGGCTGGGTGCAGCTCATGAAGGAAAACCTTCGGACCAATGCGCCCAGATTCTGCACCAAACGAATGGTCAAGGAATACGTCGACAAGCTCTATGCACCGGCTATGGTTCGCACACCCTCGACATGGTAAACGACCTTCAACCTAGCCCTATGCCAGAGCGTCACACCGCAGCCATATGGCTGCAGTTACTGCTGCTGCTCTGTCTTGGGACAAGCGTGCTACGCCTCCCCTTAGCCGAAGCAGGCACAGCAAACTCCCCGATAGGAGCTGCCCTTGAACGCGAGGCCACGAACGCGTTCAACCATGCAGAGTACGACCAGGTGATGAAACTCTGGCAATCGATCCCGCCAGAAGCCACCCCATCGAAATCGCTCATCCACCTCGTCTTCCACAGTGCCCTCAAGCTTGGACGGCCGGAAGAGGCCCTCACCCTCTATCACCGGTTTGTCCCACCTGACGCGCCAGACGATCGAACCCTCTTACGGCCATTGGCCCTCAGCTTCGTAACCAGCCATGTCCGCGATTCGCAGGAATATGTCAGGATCGCAGCCTACACAGTCCTAGCCGAACTCGGCCTCGCAGAGACACAAGCCGTGCTGGAAGACGGGCTCCTCGATACATCGGTCCTCGTACGAGCCCGCGCCGCCGAAGCGATCGGGAAGGCCGGTCTCGCAGGAAAGTCAGGCCCCATACAGCGGGCGATGAACGATGCCATGCCAGCCGTACGTATTGCCGCCATGAACGTGCTGAGCGAGGCCAAGGTCACGGCCATCATGCCCCAGCTCATCGCGGTCGCCAGGACGGACGACGGACCGGAAGCCGTGTTCGCCTATGCCGCACTCTATCGGCTCGGCAAACTGGATATGCTGACCGACATTACCGGCGCGGCAACGCTTCCGGACCCCGAGGTTCGCATGGCGGCCCTGGGAGTGCTTGGACAACTGAAGCGCCCAGCAAGTCTGTCGGTCCTGAGCCAGGGAGTCTACGATCCCGAGCCATCGGTCCGCGCATTCGCCGCAGGGGCATTGGGTGACTTTGGACAATCCGGTGGGGTCGCACCCTTAACCCATGCGCTGGGCGATGACAACGCGCGCGTACGCGCCATCGCCGCCACGAGCCTTGGACGGTTGGGAATACGGGAAAACAGACCGTTGCTGCAAGCCCTCACGCGAGATGCCAACATGCAGGCACGAGCCAGTGCCGCAGAGGGGCTGCTTCGATTAGGCGACACATCGGCCATCTTACTCGCAGCAGACTTGGCAAGACACCCGGATCCCTCTATACGCGCCGCCGCGGCCCACGCATTAGCCGCGACGTCCGATAAGCAAGCCGCCGTTATTTTACAGATGCTCCTGCAAGACCAGCAAC is a window from the Nitrospirota bacterium genome containing:
- a CDS encoding GTP-binding protein, with translation MAKAKYERRKPHVNIGTIGHVDHGKTTLTAALTKVSADKGMAKFISYDEVAKASESQGR
- a CDS encoding ATP-dependent helicase; this translates as MNRDSTPYVLKRSPDQGPASVLSLNYASALNAQQLAAVTAGEGPALVIAGAGSGKTRTLVYRVAYLIDSGVDPSHILLLTFTRKSSQEMLERAGELIGVRSERVRGGTFHSVANMLLRRYGRSIGLEPGFTILDRGDAEDLIALVRVQLGLNEKDKRFPRKGTIAEMFSKSENTLRPLDEIVVEEFNHFADHLEALGQLRQGYQASKRQRQLVDYDDLLVLLRRLLMEDEVVRRTISSLYRYILVDEYQDTNRLQADVIRHLASTHRNVMVVGDDSQSIYAFRGATFKNIMEFPSLFPGTTIYKLEENYRSTQPILNLANAVIDVATEKYTKRLFTRKLDGPLPTLVEAAGENAQSRFIAQKILELREEGVPLSEMAVLFRSSFHSFDLEIELSRHGLPFIKRGGVKFIETAHVKDLLAHLRVVANPLDLVSWHRVLMLIEGVGPKKAQDVMAALVKSDNPYRALSMMPGRTGKGLKDLALTLESLAGDEALRPAHLVSQIYEYYLPIFKEQYDDYPKRARDLDHLQTIAERYQELEAFLSDLALEPPDGSAAGNEAPDRDDERLVLSTIHSAKGLEWQCVFVMWVVDGRFPSVYAFGEDEELEEERRLFYVAVTRAKRYLYLTYPINVFDRGSGMVLSNPSRFLDPVSPALLNQLTLMEEGGRPDWYARDDHEM
- the glgP gene encoding alpha-glucan family phosphorylase, coding for MDTSQTATSVSNGIPSSLSRLMELAHNLWWSWTPETRRLFEHIDPTLWVLTHHNPVELLAKVRPDRLMHLTQDPSYMRLYSAALKIFDEYLQNKQSWFKTQHGDLKAPTIAYFSAEFGLHRSIPIYSGGLGILAGDHCKEASDLGVPLVGIGFMYPQGYFRQRITPEGWQEAAYAPFKQAESPIHPALTPSGEPCRITVEIGSRVVTAAVWKVLAGRVPLYLIDTDVPENSPENRALSARLYGGDQEMRLCQEYLLGIGGVRMLRALGIAPTVWHANEGHSAFLTLERIRELIQKGSTHADACEVVRQSTVFTTHTPVPAGHDVFPHHLMDRYFTGYWEQLGLSREDFLRLGDTPESQGQGFNMTALAIRMAAHVNGVSREHGRVSREMWHHMWPGLAIEQVPIRSVTNGIHAPTWIAPELNQLYGKYLGPEWADKCDDTAMWQRVLDIPDQELWAVRQTRKRKLMGFIRERARSGWMQGHLQASQVLTRGTLLDPEALTIGFARRFATYKRATLLFRDLERLKQLLHNQWRPVQLIFAGKAHPADEPGRYFIHEVLSFCDDHKLGGHVAFIENYDMHMAKFLVQGVDIWLNTPRFPLEASGTSGQKAALNGVINLSVLDGWWKEGYNGANGWGIEPLLENQDIQAQDEHDAQQLYRMLEQEAIPLYYQRDLDGIPRGWVQLMKENLRTNAPRFCTKRMVKEYVDKLYAPAMVRTPSTW
- a CDS encoding HEAT repeat domain-containing protein, with amino-acid sequence MPERHTAAIWLQLLLLLCLGTSVLRLPLAEAGTANSPIGAALEREATNAFNHAEYDQVMKLWQSIPPEATPSKSLIHLVFHSALKLGRPEEALTLYHRFVPPDAPDDRTLLRPLALSFVTSHVRDSQEYVRIAAYTVLAELGLAETQAVLEDGLLDTSVLVRARAAEAIGKAGLAGKSGPIQRAMNDAMPAVRIAAMNVLSEAKVTAIMPQLIAVARTDDGPEAVFAYAALYRLGKLDMLTDITGAATLPDPEVRMAALGVLGQLKRPASLSVLSQGVYDPEPSVRAFAAGALGDFGQSGGVAPLTHALGDDNARVRAIAATSLGRLGIRENRPLLQALTRDANMQARASAAEGLLRLGDTSAILLAADLARHPDPSIRAAAAHALAATSDKQAAVILQMLLQDQQPQPRLMAAKALGKSTAPVMPLLKKGLQDSDVAIRLAAAGSLLQQLRRSAPSPKAH